The following proteins come from a genomic window of Geomonas sp. RF6:
- a CDS encoding ROK family protein has product MEKVCLGVDVGGTNLRCAVVSDKGEVFMRVRFPTEIDNGRAYFLDTLHQALAGLVLEAEALGKTVVAVGLGVPGLISNSGLVHNSVNLQPLVGLNITEAVSQRLGLPVVSLNDANASALGEQRYGAGRHYRSVLVLTLGTGVGSGLILDGRLWTGADGIAAEFGHATVEPLGRRCRCGNVGCLEQYASATAIANTATEMRRFGTDVVMTADAVGILAANGNPHAIAVFNEAGRYLGIAAATVANLLNLEALILTGGVAESFDLLVEPMRREMVARAFEIPGARMNIIKGELGDDSGILGATAIAFDLLAGR; this is encoded by the coding sequence ATGGAAAAGGTCTGTCTCGGAGTAGACGTCGGCGGCACGAACCTGCGCTGCGCGGTCGTCAGTGACAAGGGAGAGGTTTTCATGCGGGTGCGCTTCCCCACCGAGATCGATAACGGGCGCGCCTACTTTCTCGATACGCTGCACCAGGCGCTGGCGGGGCTCGTCCTCGAGGCGGAGGCGCTCGGAAAGACGGTCGTCGCCGTCGGCCTCGGCGTGCCGGGGCTTATCTCCAACAGCGGTCTCGTGCACAACTCCGTCAATCTCCAGCCGTTGGTGGGGCTGAACATAACCGAGGCGGTGTCGCAGCGACTGGGGCTGCCGGTGGTATCTCTCAACGACGCAAACGCGAGCGCATTAGGTGAGCAGCGGTACGGGGCAGGGCGACATTACCGCTCCGTCCTCGTCCTTACCCTCGGCACCGGTGTCGGGAGCGGCCTCATTCTGGACGGCAGGCTCTGGACCGGCGCCGACGGGATAGCGGCAGAATTCGGGCATGCGACGGTGGAGCCTTTGGGGCGCAGGTGCCGCTGCGGCAACGTCGGCTGCCTCGAGCAATACGCCTCAGCGACGGCGATCGCCAACACCGCAACGGAGATGCGGCGTTTCGGAACGGACGTGGTGATGACCGCAGATGCCGTGGGAATCCTTGCCGCCAACGGCAATCCCCACGCCATTGCCGTTTTCAACGAGGCCGGCCGCTACCTCGGGATCGCCGCCGCCACGGTGGCGAATCTCCTGAACCTGGAGGCGCTCATCCTCACCGGCGGCGTGGCGGAAAGTTTCGACCTCCTGGTGGAGCCGATGCGTCGCGAGATGGTGGCGCGCGCCTTCGAGATTCCGGGTGCCCGGATGAATATCATCAAGGGGGAACTCGGCGACGATTCGGGGATTCTCGGGGCAACGGCGATCGCCTTCGATCTCCTCGCCGGCAGGTGA
- a CDS encoding HIT family protein gives MERIWAPWRIEYINEKGAAGCIFCREGDDRELLVLKRTERTIVQLNRYPYANGHLMVVPRRHTADLDALDDAEMLEIFRDVRLCRAALQKTMAPDGFNIGMNLGRAGGAGVEDHLHLHVVPRWHGDTNCMTVVAETRVLPEALLATYDRLLPHFDVEAM, from the coding sequence ATGGAACGGATCTGGGCGCCGTGGCGCATAGAATATATCAACGAGAAGGGGGCGGCGGGGTGCATCTTTTGCCGCGAGGGGGACGACAGGGAGCTCCTGGTGCTAAAGCGCACCGAGCGCACCATCGTACAGTTGAACCGCTACCCGTACGCCAACGGGCATCTCATGGTGGTGCCGCGCCGGCACACCGCTGATCTCGACGCGCTGGATGACGCCGAGATGCTGGAGATATTCCGTGACGTGCGCCTCTGTCGGGCGGCCCTTCAGAAAACCATGGCCCCCGATGGATTCAACATAGGGATGAACCTCGGACGTGCTGGGGGAGCCGGGGTCGAGGACCACCTCCACCTGCACGTGGTGCCGCGCTGGCACGGAGATACGAACTGCATGACGGTGGTCGCGGAGACGCGGGTGCTGCCGGAGGCGCTCCTGGCGACGTACGACCGGCTGCTCCCGCACTTCGACGTGGAGGCGATGTGA
- a CDS encoding NADP-dependent malic enzyme, whose amino-acid sequence MNRKTDALEYHSSGRKGKIEVISSKPCLTSRDLSLAYTPGVAEPCLAIEKDPEDAYRYTAKGNLVAVVTNGSAVLGLGNIGALAGKPVMEGKGVLFKRFADLDVFDLELDSQDPDDIIKVCRILEPTFGGINLEDIKAPECFYIEEELKKTLKIPVFHDDQHGTAIISSAALINALLLIGKKIEEVRIVVNGAGAAGVACANLAITLGARSENLIMCDTKGVIYKGRTEGMNEYKERLANDTPLRTLGEAMEGADVFIGVSAKGAVTPEMVRSMAKDPIIMAMANPDPEITPEEANAVRGDVIMATGRSDYPNQVNNVLGFPFIFRGALDVRASTINEEMKKAAVFALAELAREECPDSVCRAYGNQKFVFGRNYIIPKPFDPRALLCVAPAVAKAAMDSGVARLMIEDLDRYRETLEALQGKAKETMRLIINKAKSDPKKVVFPEGESEKILRAVHVLIEEEIAHPILIGKRERVTAKIVELGMEHHPVTIIDPEDSELTEKYAQELYRLRQRKGITLPEAHRLMSRNSRNHFGSMMVHLGDADTLLSGVDANYPGTIRPALQIIGKQDHLKSVHGMHMMIFNKGIFFLADTTVDIEPTAEELAETAILAAEKVRLLDLHPRVAILSFSNFGSVKSAQAQKVKRAVEIVKEQAPGLEVDGEMQADTAVVSELLAKFPFSTLTAPANILIFPDLNSGNICYKLLHQLGGGAAIGPILMGMNRPVHVLQPSDDVANIINMAAIAVVDAQGAWGQATLPAASKKGSSDELSMTFAAP is encoded by the coding sequence ATGAACAGAAAGACTGACGCACTCGAGTACCATTCCAGCGGACGCAAAGGGAAGATCGAGGTCATCTCTTCGAAGCCGTGCCTCACCTCCCGCGACCTCTCCCTAGCCTACACCCCCGGCGTCGCCGAGCCGTGTCTCGCCATAGAGAAGGACCCGGAGGATGCCTACCGCTACACCGCAAAAGGGAACCTGGTGGCGGTCGTCACCAACGGCAGCGCCGTCCTCGGGCTCGGGAACATCGGCGCACTGGCGGGAAAGCCGGTCATGGAGGGGAAGGGGGTCCTCTTCAAGCGCTTTGCAGACCTCGACGTCTTCGACCTCGAGCTCGACTCCCAGGACCCGGACGACATCATCAAGGTGTGCCGGATTCTGGAGCCGACCTTCGGCGGGATCAACCTGGAGGACATAAAGGCGCCGGAGTGCTTCTACATCGAGGAGGAGCTGAAAAAGACGCTGAAGATTCCCGTCTTCCACGACGACCAGCACGGCACAGCGATCATCAGTTCCGCCGCCCTCATAAACGCCCTCCTCCTGATCGGCAAGAAGATAGAGGAGGTGCGGATCGTGGTGAACGGGGCGGGGGCCGCCGGCGTCGCCTGCGCAAACCTCGCCATAACGCTCGGCGCCCGTTCGGAAAACCTCATCATGTGCGACACCAAGGGGGTGATCTACAAGGGGCGCACCGAGGGGATGAACGAGTACAAGGAGCGGCTCGCAAACGACACGCCGCTGCGCACCCTCGGTGAGGCCATGGAAGGGGCGGACGTTTTCATCGGCGTTTCGGCGAAGGGCGCCGTCACCCCCGAGATGGTCCGCAGCATGGCGAAGGACCCGATCATCATGGCGATGGCGAACCCCGACCCGGAGATCACCCCCGAGGAGGCAAACGCTGTCCGCGGCGACGTCATCATGGCGACCGGCAGAAGCGACTACCCGAACCAGGTGAACAACGTGCTCGGCTTCCCCTTCATCTTCCGCGGGGCCCTCGACGTGCGGGCCAGCACCATAAACGAGGAGATGAAAAAGGCGGCGGTCTTTGCCCTCGCCGAGCTGGCGCGGGAGGAGTGCCCGGACTCCGTCTGCCGGGCCTACGGCAACCAGAAGTTCGTCTTCGGGCGCAACTACATCATCCCCAAGCCGTTCGACCCGCGGGCCCTTCTATGCGTTGCCCCGGCGGTCGCGAAGGCGGCGATGGACTCCGGCGTGGCGCGTCTCATGATCGAGGACCTCGACCGCTACCGCGAGACGCTGGAGGCGCTGCAGGGGAAGGCGAAGGAGACGATGCGCCTCATCATCAACAAGGCGAAGTCGGACCCGAAGAAGGTCGTCTTCCCCGAAGGGGAAAGCGAGAAGATACTGCGGGCGGTGCACGTTCTCATCGAGGAGGAGATCGCCCACCCGATCCTCATCGGAAAGAGGGAGCGTGTCACCGCAAAGATCGTGGAGCTCGGCATGGAGCACCACCCGGTCACCATCATCGACCCGGAAGACTCGGAGCTCACCGAAAAGTACGCGCAGGAGCTGTACCGGCTGCGGCAGCGCAAGGGGATCACCCTCCCCGAGGCGCACCGGCTCATGAGCAGAAATTCGCGCAACCACTTCGGCTCCATGATGGTGCACCTGGGAGACGCCGACACGCTCCTCTCCGGCGTCGACGCCAACTACCCCGGCACCATCCGGCCGGCGCTGCAGATCATCGGCAAGCAGGATCATCTGAAGAGCGTGCACGGGATGCACATGATGATCTTCAACAAGGGGATCTTCTTTCTCGCCGACACCACCGTCGATATCGAGCCGACTGCGGAGGAGCTGGCGGAGACGGCGATCCTTGCAGCGGAGAAGGTGAGACTCCTCGACCTGCACCCCCGGGTGGCGATCCTCTCCTTCTCCAACTTCGGCTCGGTGAAGAGCGCCCAGGCGCAGAAGGTGAAAAGGGCCGTGGAAATCGTGAAGGAGCAGGCGCCGGGGCTCGAGGTGGACGGCGAGATGCAGGCGGACACCGCGGTGGTGTCGGAGCTCCTGGCGAAGTTCCCTTTCAGCACACTCACCGCTCCCGCCAATATCCTCATCTTCCCCGACCTCAACTCCGGGAACATCTGCTACAAGCTGCTGCACCAGCTCGGCGGCGGAGCCGCCATCGGCCCGATTCTCATGGGGATGAACCGTCCGGTGCACGTGCTGCAGCCTTCCGACGACGTCGCCAACATCATCAACATGGCGGCAATCGCGGTGGTCGACGCCCAGGGCGCTTGGGGACAGGCTACTTTGCCTGCGGCGTCGAAAAAAGGGTCTTCCGACGAGCTCTCCATGACTTTCGCCGCCCCCTGA
- a CDS encoding energy transducer TonB, whose product MDVLDPAVPQKSAQSHLATGIAISFGIHLVISAILFGTPQGARSTPPISYIDLKDVQLPSESAAPAPAKPAPPVEKRVEPAKSEVPPPEKAPEPPQPAAQQETPPAVAAQPSAREQVEKTTLGLGMSKGYFSSIGNGETLRGDVKEYYLELLQHINERWWLDQGGDKKGIRSIMVSLIIARNGDIVSIELIESSGNPMYDRAVLTALKAAGPFPPLPVFYSDELFLAPIKLVPPLNLMAG is encoded by the coding sequence ATGGACGTGTTGGACCCGGCAGTACCGCAAAAGAGCGCCCAGTCGCACCTCGCGACCGGAATCGCCATCTCCTTCGGCATTCACCTCGTGATTAGCGCCATTCTCTTCGGCACCCCCCAAGGCGCCCGCTCCACCCCTCCCATCTCCTACATCGACCTGAAAGACGTGCAGCTCCCCTCGGAATCGGCCGCCCCGGCGCCGGCAAAGCCGGCCCCCCCTGTCGAGAAGAGGGTGGAGCCCGCAAAGAGCGAGGTGCCCCCTCCGGAAAAAGCGCCTGAGCCCCCGCAGCCTGCGGCGCAACAGGAAACGCCCCCCGCCGTGGCGGCACAACCTTCCGCGCGGGAGCAGGTCGAAAAGACAACTCTGGGGCTCGGCATGAGCAAGGGGTATTTCAGCAGTATCGGAAACGGCGAGACTCTGCGGGGGGACGTGAAGGAGTACTACCTGGAGTTGCTGCAGCACATAAACGAGCGGTGGTGGCTCGATCAGGGGGGGGACAAGAAGGGGATCAGGTCGATAATGGTGAGCCTTATCATCGCCCGAAACGGCGACATCGTCTCCATCGAGCTCATCGAGAGCTCCGGGAACCCGATGTACGACAGGGCAGTTCTGACGGCACTGAAGGCAGCCGGCCCCTTCCCGCCCCTTCCTGTCTTTTACAGCGATGAATTGTTCCTGGCACCGATCAAGCTGGTCCCCCCCCTCAACCTGATGGCGGGATAG
- a CDS encoding tetratricopeptide repeat protein: protein MASKKDKLLENAQRFVLKGQIDKAIKEYQQIVALDPREIRFRQRLAELLVRDNRKEEAIAEYEDIGKHYAENSYFLKAIAVYKQIQRLDSSNPAISHTLAILNQKQGLAGNALAEYNSTVRLLEQQGDLPKAVAVVQEMLALDADNVATQLKHAELLYATGQKDPSYAAFAALFKRLVHSDDEAAAVKVSSRIAELFPGKDEHELELLSLRVQKGDLDGALAALRQALRHNEGNQRAWQLLCEVLRRKGEKGEVRSALDRMAQLFPNDLGIARDSIRSCLEAGAYERGIQLLSQHAERFLAEGKGRELEALYLALPAALRGEPQVEEGLRRVYEASGDWEKLNALRAPVLQNAATSPAATVATPAAAPPPAVEHSSAWEEEIDLDFEEHIEESDAEPGDSLPAAHGSMELEWPEESEPFLTQEPDLTQEFHAEPADLPWGEVATEEAAEAAPEKGGADEDALDFFAGHGAGEAPEFELSLEDPAAEGEKSLELELPDDALASFLEPAEDEPRADAAPVAEEPVERVTWDDIFPGCIEAEDNVDLEDAESHYDLGIAYMEMGRPDAALQEFATAAANPRRRVDCLILQGMSHRSKGDDEKAEDLLKKGLLVRDLSPQEQMTLRYELASLYEGRGATLPAIALYREIKAADPTFRDVAQKLSLLVGEEPHDIIDLELEEVL, encoded by the coding sequence TTGGCATCCAAGAAAGACAAATTACTGGAGAACGCCCAGCGTTTCGTGCTGAAGGGGCAGATCGACAAGGCGATCAAGGAGTACCAGCAGATCGTCGCCCTCGACCCGCGCGAAATACGCTTCAGGCAGCGGCTCGCCGAGCTCCTGGTGCGGGACAACCGCAAGGAGGAGGCGATCGCCGAATACGAGGACATCGGGAAGCACTATGCCGAGAACTCGTATTTCCTGAAGGCTATCGCGGTCTACAAGCAGATCCAGCGCCTGGACTCCAGCAATCCTGCCATTTCCCATACGCTCGCGATCCTGAACCAGAAGCAGGGGCTCGCCGGGAACGCGCTCGCCGAATACAACAGCACTGTTCGCCTCCTGGAACAGCAGGGGGATCTGCCGAAGGCGGTGGCGGTCGTGCAGGAGATGCTGGCGCTGGATGCCGACAACGTCGCGACGCAGCTGAAGCACGCGGAGCTTCTGTACGCCACCGGCCAGAAGGACCCCTCCTACGCCGCCTTTGCCGCTCTCTTCAAGCGTCTGGTGCACAGTGACGACGAGGCGGCCGCCGTGAAGGTTTCCTCCCGCATAGCGGAACTCTTCCCCGGAAAGGACGAGCACGAACTGGAGCTTCTTTCCCTGCGAGTGCAGAAGGGAGACCTGGACGGCGCCCTTGCCGCCTTGAGGCAGGCTCTCCGGCACAACGAGGGGAACCAGCGCGCCTGGCAGCTCCTTTGCGAGGTGCTGCGGCGCAAGGGGGAGAAAGGGGAGGTGCGCTCCGCCCTTGATCGGATGGCGCAGCTATTCCCGAACGACCTCGGTATCGCGCGGGATTCCATCCGTTCATGCCTCGAGGCCGGTGCATACGAAAGGGGAATTCAGCTTCTGTCGCAACATGCGGAGCGCTTCCTTGCAGAGGGGAAGGGGCGCGAGCTGGAAGCGCTTTACCTTGCACTCCCGGCAGCGCTGCGAGGCGAGCCGCAGGTGGAGGAAGGACTTCGGCGGGTGTACGAGGCCTCGGGCGATTGGGAGAAACTGAACGCCCTCAGGGCACCGGTTCTGCAGAATGCCGCGACCTCCCCTGCTGCGACTGTGGCAACGCCGGCAGCCGCGCCTCCCCCTGCAGTGGAGCACTCTTCCGCCTGGGAGGAAGAGATAGACCTCGATTTCGAAGAGCACATCGAGGAGAGCGATGCGGAGCCGGGGGACTCTCTCCCTGCCGCGCACGGATCGATGGAGCTCGAATGGCCGGAAGAGTCGGAACCATTCCTGACGCAGGAGCCGGATCTGACGCAGGAGTTCCATGCGGAGCCGGCAGATCTGCCGTGGGGAGAGGTAGCCACCGAAGAGGCGGCGGAAGCCGCACCGGAGAAAGGTGGAGCGGACGAAGACGCGCTCGACTTCTTCGCCGGCCACGGAGCGGGAGAAGCACCGGAATTCGAGCTTTCCCTGGAGGATCCGGCAGCGGAGGGGGAAAAGTCGCTCGAGCTGGAGCTCCCGGATGACGCTCTCGCCTCTTTCCTGGAGCCGGCGGAGGACGAGCCGCGCGCTGATGCGGCGCCCGTGGCGGAGGAGCCGGTGGAGAGGGTCACCTGGGACGATATCTTCCCCGGTTGCATCGAAGCTGAGGACAACGTCGACCTGGAGGATGCCGAATCCCACTATGACCTCGGCATCGCCTACATGGAGATGGGGCGCCCCGATGCGGCCCTGCAGGAGTTCGCAACCGCTGCGGCGAATCCGCGGCGCCGCGTCGACTGCCTGATACTGCAGGGGATGTCGCACCGCAGCAAGGGGGATGATGAAAAGGCGGAAGACCTCCTGAAGAAGGGGCTCCTGGTCCGGGACCTCTCCCCGCAAGAGCAGATGACACTGCGCTACGAACTCGCCTCCCTCTACGAGGGGCGCGGGGCAACTCTTCCCGCCATAGCTCTGTACCGGGAGATAAAGGCGGCCGATCCGACCTTCCGGGACGTGGCGCAGAAGCTCTCCCTCCTCGTCGGGGAAGAGCCTCACGATATCATCGACCTCGAGCTCGAAGAGGTTCTCTAG
- a CDS encoding transglutaminase family protein: MVRIRTIIAIFSLGSAVIGYLPLMPYLDMVAKYFFPLALAGGICLDRRGVSRSGWFLTGLSILFFLYYGARFSLSDLVQVTANLLVALLAVRLLSEKSGRNYLQIFALSLFCLAASSLYNLTGIFLAYLLLLLVLLAVSLVLLAFHVHDPEMTLDRRALRKVLGTSLLLPAATVPIMLLLFVVLPRTQYPIWNVDQGGRGTVGFTEKVTPGKTSSITAVQTPAFRVVCQKLPEDRLYWRGIVLNGFQGDSWVREGDPEEVPIPVKGGLSVEQTFYPEPSNSPYLLALNHPLSLSGVRRAAASDLVFTTSAPRSSRISYQAVSTPSDRIRLRGGIDRELYLELPAHLPPRLQKAARESAAGAPPEEIVSRMERFFRAQRLSYSTKELPTGTDPLDQFLFVKKKGNCEYYASSAALFLRLAGVPARLVGGYRGGVYSDNGGYYLVTEDMAHVWVEAYLEGKGWLTIDPSGWSLNFGGNVPRVGQMRLLVDTLGFYWNKAVVTYNLEKQINLFRGAGERLSSFSAPKVSVGQLLPVVLAPLGLFVLYRLLKELAKSPSQRLYRRFVRAVRRRYPELPTANRGIFELARSCADPSVREFATVYGSALYGDRSLTTDEVARLKRLLRALREGGGR, translated from the coding sequence ATGGTAAGAATTAGGACGATAATCGCCATCTTTTCGCTTGGAAGCGCCGTCATCGGCTACCTTCCCCTCATGCCGTACCTCGACATGGTGGCGAAGTACTTCTTTCCGCTGGCGCTGGCCGGCGGGATCTGTCTCGACCGGAGAGGGGTATCCCGAAGCGGGTGGTTCCTCACCGGGCTCTCCATCCTCTTCTTCCTCTACTACGGAGCGCGCTTTTCCCTCTCCGACCTCGTGCAGGTGACGGCGAACCTCCTGGTGGCTCTCCTTGCGGTGCGCCTCCTCTCCGAGAAGAGCGGCAGGAACTACCTGCAGATTTTCGCCCTCTCCCTCTTTTGCCTCGCCGCGTCGTCCCTTTACAACCTCACCGGGATTTTCCTCGCCTATCTCCTGCTCCTCCTCGTGCTCCTCGCGGTCTCGCTGGTGCTTCTTGCCTTCCACGTCCACGACCCGGAGATGACTCTGGACCGCCGCGCCCTGAGAAAGGTGCTGGGGACGTCGCTTCTTTTGCCTGCCGCGACCGTCCCGATCATGCTCCTTCTCTTCGTGGTGCTCCCCCGCACCCAGTACCCGATCTGGAACGTGGACCAGGGGGGGAGGGGAACTGTGGGATTCACGGAGAAGGTGACGCCGGGAAAGACCTCGAGCATCACTGCGGTGCAGACCCCCGCCTTTCGGGTAGTGTGCCAGAAGCTCCCCGAGGATCGCCTGTACTGGCGCGGCATCGTCCTGAACGGCTTCCAGGGTGACAGCTGGGTACGCGAGGGGGATCCGGAGGAGGTACCGATTCCGGTAAAGGGGGGGCTCTCGGTGGAGCAGACCTTCTACCCGGAACCTTCCAATTCCCCCTACCTCCTGGCGCTGAACCACCCCTTGTCGCTAAGCGGCGTGCGCCGGGCCGCTGCCTCGGATCTCGTCTTCACGACTTCCGCGCCAAGATCCTCCCGGATCAGCTACCAGGCCGTCTCCACCCCCTCGGACCGCATCCGCCTGAGAGGGGGGATAGACCGGGAGCTCTACCTGGAGCTTCCCGCCCACCTCCCGCCGCGCCTGCAGAAGGCAGCGAGGGAGAGTGCCGCAGGCGCCCCCCCCGAAGAGATCGTCTCCCGCATGGAGCGCTTCTTCCGCGCCCAGCGCCTCTCCTATTCCACAAAGGAGCTTCCGACCGGGACCGATCCCCTGGACCAGTTCCTCTTCGTGAAGAAGAAGGGGAACTGCGAGTACTACGCTTCCTCCGCCGCACTCTTTCTGAGGCTCGCGGGGGTCCCGGCCCGGCTGGTCGGCGGATACCGCGGCGGGGTGTACAGCGACAACGGCGGGTATTACCTCGTGACGGAGGACATGGCGCACGTCTGGGTGGAGGCATACCTCGAGGGGAAAGGGTGGCTCACCATCGACCCGAGCGGCTGGTCTCTGAACTTCGGGGGGAACGTCCCCCGCGTCGGCCAGATGCGGCTCCTCGTCGATACCCTCGGGTTTTACTGGAACAAGGCGGTGGTAACCTACAACCTGGAAAAACAGATAAACCTCTTCCGCGGCGCAGGGGAGCGGCTGAGCAGCTTCTCCGCTCCGAAGGTCTCGGTGGGGCAGCTTCTCCCCGTGGTGCTCGCTCCGCTGGGCCTCTTCGTCCTGTACCGTCTCCTGAAAGAGCTGGCGAAATCGCCGTCGCAGCGGCTCTACAGGCGCTTCGTGCGAGCGGTGCGGCGACGATACCCGGAGCTCCCCACGGCCAACCGCGGCATCTTCGAGCTTGCCCGCAGTTGCGCTGACCCCTCGGTCCGGGAATTTGCCACCGTGTACGGGAGCGCACTGTACGGCGATCGCTCGCTCACAACGGACGAAGTCGCCCGTCTGAAGCGGCTCCTGCGGGCCCTGCGGGAGGGGGGAGGACGGTGA
- a CDS encoding DUF58 domain-containing protein has protein sequence MATTLGLGVAAVNTGNNLLFLIVSAMLGFMAVSGLMGWLNIRNLEVRLQVPDEVYAGVQTLVSVLIINRRRFLPSFLIRIALCGTEALCTVVERGGAQKVSFLHAFPERGLHTITCAVVGSSFPVHFFVRRRQVPVQSSVTVFPAPRSFPVATPVAPPDAGSDLTPLSPGYDGELVKISDYRGGESLKLIHWRLSAKHEVFKVKELSATADEPVIIEPELLPGRNMEDRLSHGAYLINRLLKVGRPVGLKVGEKRVAAGNTRQHRLQLLGELALYGKN, from the coding sequence GTGGCCACCACCCTCGGTCTCGGCGTCGCTGCGGTCAATACCGGGAACAATCTCCTCTTCCTCATAGTCTCGGCCATGCTCGGCTTCATGGCGGTATCGGGCCTCATGGGGTGGCTGAACATCCGCAACCTCGAGGTGCGGCTGCAGGTGCCGGATGAGGTCTATGCCGGGGTGCAGACGCTCGTCTCGGTGCTCATCATCAACCGGCGCCGCTTCCTCCCGTCGTTTCTCATCCGGATAGCCCTTTGCGGGACGGAGGCACTCTGCACGGTCGTGGAAAGGGGAGGGGCGCAGAAGGTGAGCTTTCTGCACGCCTTCCCGGAGCGCGGCCTGCACACGATCACTTGTGCGGTGGTCGGCTCCTCCTTCCCGGTCCACTTCTTCGTGCGCCGCCGCCAGGTGCCGGTGCAGTCGAGCGTCACCGTCTTTCCCGCCCCGCGCTCCTTCCCGGTGGCCACCCCCGTCGCCCCTCCCGATGCCGGTTCCGATCTCACCCCCCTTTCCCCCGGGTATGACGGCGAACTGGTGAAGATCTCCGACTACCGCGGCGGCGAGTCGCTGAAGCTGATCCACTGGCGCCTCTCGGCAAAGCACGAGGTCTTCAAGGTGAAGGAGCTTTCCGCCACCGCCGATGAGCCGGTGATCATCGAGCCGGAACTCCTGCCGGGGCGAAACATGGAGGATCGCCTGAGCCACGGCGCCTACCTTATCAACCGTCTCCTGAAGGTGGGGCGGCCGGTGGGGCTGAAGGTGGGGGAAAAGCGTGTGGCGGCAGGAAACACGCGGCAGCACAGGTTGCAACTTTTGGGGGAACTGGCCCTGTATGGTAAGAATTAG
- a CDS encoding AAA family ATPase produces MHLPKRDEICAVLESLSGERLQGKGEAVRLCLMALLTGGHMLLEDIPGLGKTTMALAFAGSLGLSFGRVQCTSDLLPSDITGLSIYDRTEGRFIFIKGPIFNNIVLIDEINRAMPKTQSALLEAMEERRVTVEGVTYTLPDPFFVLATQNPVEQVGTFPLPESQMDRFIMKSGIGYPPEEMEKIIIRQGSIRDELMHIQPMVSRDDLLEAIAAVRHSVYVGEKVTDYVYSIVRKSRTHPLILTGISTRGAIGLVDAAKAAAYLDGRSFVAPEDVRTVATTVCSHRILVRPEQEGVNKEELLNGILKEIPLPLT; encoded by the coding sequence ATGCACCTTCCGAAACGAGACGAGATATGCGCAGTCCTTGAGAGCCTCTCGGGCGAGCGGCTTCAGGGAAAAGGGGAGGCGGTCCGGCTCTGCCTCATGGCTCTTCTGACCGGAGGGCACATGCTCCTCGAGGACATACCGGGGCTTGGGAAGACGACGATGGCTCTCGCCTTTGCCGGTTCCCTCGGCCTTTCCTTCGGGAGGGTCCAGTGCACCAGCGACCTTCTCCCCTCCGACATCACCGGTCTCTCCATATACGACCGGACCGAGGGGCGCTTTATCTTCATCAAGGGGCCGATCTTCAACAACATCGTTCTCATCGACGAGATAAACCGCGCCATGCCGAAGACGCAGAGCGCGCTCCTCGAGGCGATGGAGGAGCGGCGGGTGACGGTGGAAGGTGTTACCTACACCCTCCCTGATCCCTTCTTCGTCCTGGCGACCCAGAACCCGGTGGAACAGGTCGGTACCTTTCCCCTCCCCGAGTCGCAGATGGACCGCTTCATCATGAAAAGCGGCATCGGCTACCCGCCGGAGGAGATGGAGAAGATCATCATCAGGCAAGGGAGCATCAGGGACGAGCTCATGCACATCCAGCCGATGGTGAGCAGGGACGACCTCCTCGAGGCGATCGCTGCGGTGCGCCACTCCGTGTATGTGGGGGAGAAGGTCACCGACTACGTCTATTCCATTGTCAGGAAGTCCCGCACCCACCCGCTCATCCTCACCGGCATCTCCACCCGTGGCGCGATAGGGCTCGTTGACGCGGCAAAGGCTGCGGCATACCTCGACGGCAGGTCTTTTGTCGCCCCGGAGGACGTCCGCACTGTCGCCACCACCGTCTGCTCGCACCGCATCCTTGTGCGGCCGGAGCAGGAGGGGGTGAACAAGGAGGAGCTATTAAACGGCATCCTGAAAGAGATTCCGCTCCCCCTCACATAG